Proteins encoded together in one Onychomys torridus chromosome 1, mOncTor1.1, whole genome shotgun sequence window:
- the Hs3st2 gene encoding heparan sulfate glucosamine 3-O-sulfotransferase 2 isoform X2 — MPRTLETQITLEKTPSYFVTQEAPRRIFNMSRDTKLIVVVRNPVTRAISDYTQTLSKKPDIPTFEGLSFRNRSLGLVDVSWNAIRIGMYALHLESWLQYFPLAQIHFVSGERLITDPAGEMGRIQDFLGIKRFITDKHFYFNKTKGFPCLKKPESTLLPRCLGKSKGRTHVQIDPEVIDQLREFYRPYNIKFYETVGQDFRWE, encoded by the coding sequence ATGCCCAGGACCTTGGAGACCCAGATCACACTAGAGAAGACGCCCAGCTATTTTGTCACTCAAGAAGCCCCCCGACGGATCTTCAACATGTCGCGAGACACCAAGCTGATTGTGGTGGTACGGAACCCTGTGACCCGTGCCATCTCTGACTACACGCAGACACTTTCCAAGAAGCCGGACATCCCCACCTTTGAGGGCCTGTCCTTCCGCAATCGCAGCCTCGGCCTAGTGGACGTGTCTTGGAATGCCATCCGCATCGGCATGTATGCACTGCACCTGGAGAGCTGGCTACAGTACTTCCCGCTGGCCCAGATCCACTTTGTCAGTGGCGAGCGGCTCATCACTGATCCGGCTGGTGAGATGGGGCGCATCCAGGATTTCCTGGGCATCAAGCGATTCATCACAGATAAACACTTCTACTTCAACAAGACCAAAGGATTCCCTTGCTTGAAAAAACCAGAGTCGACACTCCTGCCACGATGCCTGGGCAAATCAAAAGGGAGAACTCATGTACAGATCGACCCTGAAGTCATAGACCAGCTCCGGGAATTTTATAGACcttataatattaaattttatgaaaCCGTTGGGCAGGACTTCCGGTGGGAGTGA